One Thermus sp. CCB_US3_UF1 DNA window includes the following coding sequences:
- a CDS encoding branched-chain amino acid ABC transporter permease yields MTGPLRLWSLPWALLYLRHEVLALPGRTLALAFALFLLLFPLFSQDPYWLRVLTLTAIFALYAASWDLLSGYTGQVSLGHAFFFGISGYASAILGRELGLPPGLTIPLGALLATLAGVLVGLPSLRVRGPYLSLVTLAFPIIALGLIFLFPRFTGGELGLSGLPRLGGSRLEEYYLVVLLFLASILVLWKLSGSRVGLLFHAIREDEMAVRMVGVNTVRLKLLAFAVSAFFAGLAGGLHAHYLRVAGPDSLSLFNSIQPVIWTVFGGIATIYGPVAGTFLLFPLLEVLRLAEELRTLAFALLVLLVMRFLPQGVVRGVLDRLEEECPRCKIRNAFTRKRCRACGVELHLGRPKEVAR; encoded by the coding sequence ATGACCGGCCCCTTGCGCCTCTGGTCCCTTCCCTGGGCCCTCCTCTACCTGCGGCACGAGGTCCTGGCCTTGCCGGGGCGCACCCTCGCCCTGGCCTTCGCCCTCTTCCTCCTCCTCTTCCCCCTCTTCAGCCAGGACCCCTACTGGCTCCGGGTCCTGACCCTCACGGCCATCTTCGCCCTCTACGCCGCAAGCTGGGACCTCCTCTCGGGGTACACGGGCCAGGTCAGCCTGGGGCACGCCTTCTTCTTCGGCATCTCCGGCTACGCCTCCGCCATCCTGGGCCGGGAACTGGGCCTGCCCCCGGGCCTCACCATCCCCTTGGGGGCCCTCTTGGCCACCCTGGCCGGTGTCCTGGTGGGCCTTCCCTCCTTAAGGGTGAGGGGGCCCTACCTCTCCCTGGTCACCCTGGCCTTTCCCATCATCGCCCTGGGCCTCATCTTCCTCTTTCCCCGCTTCACGGGGGGGGAGCTGGGGCTTTCCGGCCTGCCCCGGCTGGGGGGAAGCCGGCTGGAGGAGTACTACCTGGTTGTCCTCCTCTTCCTCGCTTCCATCCTGGTCCTATGGAAACTTTCCGGTTCCAGGGTAGGCCTCCTCTTCCACGCCATCCGCGAGGACGAGATGGCGGTGCGCATGGTGGGGGTGAACACCGTGCGCCTCAAGCTCCTGGCCTTCGCCGTGAGCGCCTTCTTCGCCGGGCTGGCGGGGGGGCTTCACGCCCACTACCTGCGGGTGGCGGGCCCCGACAGCCTCTCCCTCTTCAACTCCATCCAGCCCGTGATCTGGACGGTCTTCGGCGGCATCGCCACCATCTACGGCCCCGTGGCGGGCACCTTCCTCCTCTTCCCCCTCCTGGAGGTCCTGCGCCTGGCCGAGGAGCTCAGGACCCTGGCCTTCGCCCTCCTGGTCCTCCTGGTCATGCGCTTCCTCCCCCAGGGGGTGGTGCGGGGGGTGCTGGACCGCCTGGAGGAGGAGTGCCCCCGGTGCAAGATCAGAAACGCCTTCACCCGCAAGCGGTGCCGGGCCTGCGGGGTGGAGCTCCACCTGGGCAGGCCCAAGGAGGTGGCAAGGTGA
- a CDS encoding ABC transporter permease, whose protein sequence is MLAAILVNGLVLSGIYGMLALGFALTYGVARILNLAHTAFYMAAAYALFFFLGLLGFAPAALLSALLVLGLALLAYWLLLEPLKEYEATVLIVTIVLALLLQEGILLLFGGHFRSVPALLPGFLEVLGVRVAQQALLALFFAGLVLLLAWALLKGTRLGLGIRAAAQDQEAAELLGISLSRAGYWAVGLGALLAALAGLAVAPMATLEPHMWNAPLLVVLAAVVLGGLGSLPGALLGAVILAFAEVLVVNLLPGGAFLRTAVALLILVLVLVLRPEGLFGAAFAEER, encoded by the coding sequence ATGCTGGCCGCCATCCTGGTCAACGGCCTGGTCCTGAGCGGCATCTACGGGATGCTGGCCCTGGGCTTCGCCCTCACCTACGGGGTGGCCCGCATCCTGAACCTGGCCCACACCGCCTTCTACATGGCCGCGGCCTACGCCCTCTTCTTCTTCCTGGGGCTTCTTGGCTTTGCCCCTGCGGCCTTGCTCTCGGCCCTCTTGGTCCTGGGACTGGCCCTCCTGGCCTACTGGCTCCTCCTGGAGCCCCTGAAGGAGTACGAGGCCACCGTCCTCATCGTCACCATCGTCCTGGCCCTCCTCCTGCAGGAGGGGATCCTCCTCCTCTTCGGCGGCCACTTCCGCTCGGTGCCCGCCCTCTTGCCGGGCTTCCTCGAGGTCCTGGGGGTGCGGGTGGCCCAGCAGGCCCTCCTGGCCCTCTTCTTCGCCGGCCTGGTCCTCCTCCTGGCCTGGGCCCTCCTCAAGGGCACCCGCCTGGGGCTCGGCATCCGGGCCGCCGCCCAGGACCAGGAGGCGGCGGAGCTTCTGGGGATCAGCCTCTCCCGGGCCGGGTACTGGGCCGTGGGCCTGGGGGCCCTCCTGGCGGCCCTGGCCGGGCTGGCCGTGGCCCCCATGGCCACCCTGGAGCCCCACATGTGGAACGCCCCCCTCCTGGTGGTCCTGGCGGCCGTGGTCCTGGGGGGCTTGGGGAGCCTCCCGGGAGCCCTCCTGGGGGCGGTGATCCTGGCCTTCGCCGAGGTCCTGGTGGTGAACCTCCTCCCCGGGGGGGCCTTCCTGCGCACCGCCGTGGCCCTCCTGATCCTGGTCCTGGTCCTGGTCCTCCGCCCCGAGGGGCTTTTCGGGGCGGCCTTTGCGGAGGAGCGATGA
- a CDS encoding ABC transporter substrate-binding protein yields the protein MAHHRWLALLALALALAGPAAAQTLRIGILGPMAFVQGEHTWHGATLAAEELNRAGGIAVGNQRYRIELVRVDTNEMTSVTDAATAVERAITAQRVDFLVGGFRSEAVLAMTEVAADYRKVYLITGAALDGILAGRVDRNYDRFKYLFRVSPTKSSDLARTSLLLLGEVIQAVRRDLRVERPKVAILAERAAWADPLVETASRLIAAPAPQGYASEVVGTWRPSATATDVTPELTAIQRAGAQVIFTVLSGPVGVPFGRDWGRLKIPAAPVGINVEAQQETWLKATDNLGAYVATLNTLAPSVAITPKTIPFIANFQARFRQFPIYTASGAYAALYILADALQRAGTTAADAVVRALEATDYVGPSGRLVFDRTHDVTWGPGYTTGLGVQWIEGRMQAFWPRQWRVGNQVVSYAGVRPYQLPPWVVEAWRR from the coding sequence ATGGCGCACCATAGGTGGTTGGCCCTTTTGGCCCTGGCCCTCGCCCTGGCTGGCCCCGCGGCGGCCCAGACCCTGCGCATCGGCATCCTGGGTCCCATGGCCTTCGTGCAGGGGGAGCACACCTGGCACGGGGCCACCCTGGCGGCCGAGGAGCTGAACCGTGCCGGAGGCATTGCGGTGGGCAACCAGCGCTACCGCATCGAGCTGGTGCGGGTGGACACCAACGAGATGACCAGCGTCACCGACGCGGCCACCGCGGTGGAGCGGGCCATCACCGCCCAGCGGGTGGACTTCCTCGTGGGCGGGTTCCGCAGCGAGGCGGTGCTGGCCATGACCGAGGTGGCCGCGGACTACCGCAAGGTCTACCTCATCACCGGCGCGGCCCTGGACGGGATCCTGGCCGGCCGGGTGGACCGGAACTACGACCGCTTCAAGTACCTCTTCCGGGTAAGCCCCACCAAGTCCAGCGACCTGGCCCGCACCTCCCTCCTCCTCCTGGGGGAGGTGATCCAGGCCGTGCGCCGGGACCTGCGGGTGGAGCGGCCCAAGGTGGCCATCCTAGCCGAGCGGGCCGCCTGGGCCGACCCCCTGGTGGAGACGGCCAGCCGCCTCATCGCCGCCCCTGCCCCCCAGGGCTACGCCAGCGAGGTGGTGGGCACCTGGCGCCCCTCGGCCACGGCCACGGACGTGACCCCCGAGCTCACCGCCATCCAGCGGGCGGGGGCCCAGGTGATCTTCACCGTCCTCTCGGGGCCGGTGGGGGTGCCCTTCGGGCGGGACTGGGGCCGCCTGAAGATCCCCGCTGCCCCCGTGGGCATCAACGTGGAGGCCCAGCAGGAAACCTGGCTCAAGGCCACGGACAACCTGGGGGCCTACGTGGCCACCCTCAACACCCTGGCCCCCAGCGTGGCCATCACCCCCAAGACCATCCCCTTCATCGCCAACTTCCAGGCCCGCTTCCGCCAGTTCCCCATCTACACCGCCAGCGGGGCCTACGCGGCCCTCTACATCCTGGCCGACGCCCTGCAGCGGGCGGGGACCACGGCGGCGGACGCGGTGGTGCGGGCCCTCGAGGCCACGGACTACGTGGGCCCCTCCGGCCGCCTGGTCTTTGACCGCACCCACGACGTCACCTGGGGCCCGGGCTACACCACCGGCCTGGGGGTGCAGTGGATCGAGGGGCGGATGCAGGCCTTCTGGCCCCGGCAGTGGCGGGTGGGGAACCAGGTGGTGAGCTACGCGGGGGTGCGGCCCTACCAGCTTCCCCCCTGGGTGGTGGAGGCCTGGAGGCGGTAG
- a CDS encoding bifunctional 4-hydroxy-2-oxoglutarate aldolase/2-dehydro-3-deoxy-phosphogluconate aldolase: MLDPVEALARFRLLPLLTLRGGEDLEALGQALLEEGLPLLEVTLRTPEGLQALPRLAAQGLVVGAGTVRSQDQAAKALAAGAAFLVSPALVEEVAHLAQERQVPYFPGVLTPGEVERALGLGLRDLKFFPAKAFHAPQVLRAYAEVFPEARFIPTGGLREEDLPQYAPLPNLLACGGSWLLEGSPAEVRRRLRAAKALLTPQAPG, translated from the coding sequence ATGCTGGACCCCGTGGAGGCCCTGGCCCGCTTCCGCCTCCTGCCCCTTCTCACCCTCCGGGGAGGCGAGGACCTCGAGGCCCTGGGCCAGGCCCTGCTGGAGGAGGGCCTGCCCCTTTTGGAGGTCACCCTGCGCACCCCGGAAGGGCTCCAGGCCCTCCCCCGCCTGGCGGCCCAGGGGCTGGTGGTGGGGGCGGGGACGGTGCGCAGCCAAGACCAGGCGGCCAAGGCCCTAGCGGCGGGGGCGGCCTTCCTGGTCTCCCCCGCCCTGGTGGAGGAGGTGGCCCACCTGGCCCAGGAGCGCCAGGTGCCCTACTTCCCGGGGGTCCTGACCCCGGGGGAGGTGGAGCGGGCCCTGGGCCTGGGGCTTAGGGACCTTAAGTTCTTCCCCGCCAAGGCCTTCCACGCCCCCCAGGTCCTCCGGGCCTACGCCGAGGTCTTCCCCGAGGCCCGCTTCATCCCCACCGGGGGCCTCCGGGAGGAGGACCTGCCCCAGTACGCCCCCCTCCCCAACCTCCTGGCCTGCGGGGGAAGCTGGCTCCTGGAGGGGAGCCCCGCCGAGGTGCGCCGCCGGCTCCGGGCGGCCAAGGCCCTCCTCACCCCCCAAGCTCCCGGCTGA
- a CDS encoding IclR family transcriptional regulator, whose protein sequence is MARLPRHETETAEASGTQTLLRGLQLLEKVAEGVHDLQGLAQALGLSRSTAYRILASLARAGYLRHEPRKGYWLGPKLIRLGFKAYGQLHLPTLARPHLEALRDATQETVHLGILEGQEVVYIDKVPGRRELQLASQIGARFPAQSTALGKALLAWSPPERWRQAFVPGLRRTAKTLGDWPAFAAELEATRARGYAVDLEENEPGVRCVAAPILNGQGEPVAAVSVSTAALYLDEARIPEVARLVQEAARRISRELGG, encoded by the coding sequence ATGGCCCGCCTACCCCGGCACGAGACGGAAACCGCGGAGGCAAGCGGCACCCAGACCCTCCTGCGCGGCCTGCAGCTCCTGGAAAAGGTGGCCGAGGGCGTCCATGACCTCCAGGGCCTGGCCCAGGCCCTGGGCCTGAGCCGGAGCACCGCCTACCGCATCCTGGCCTCCCTGGCCCGGGCGGGCTACCTGCGGCACGAGCCCCGGAAGGGGTACTGGCTGGGCCCCAAGCTCATCCGCCTGGGGTTCAAGGCCTACGGGCAGCTTCACCTGCCCACCCTGGCCCGGCCCCACCTGGAGGCCCTGCGGGATGCCACCCAGGAGACCGTGCACCTGGGGATCCTCGAGGGCCAAGAGGTGGTCTACATCGACAAGGTCCCGGGCCGCCGCGAGCTCCAGCTGGCCAGCCAGATCGGCGCCCGCTTTCCCGCCCAGTCCACCGCCTTGGGCAAGGCCCTTTTGGCCTGGTCCCCCCCGGAGCGCTGGCGGCAGGCCTTTGTCCCCGGGCTGCGGCGCACCGCCAAGACCCTAGGGGACTGGCCGGCCTTCGCCGCCGAGCTCGAGGCCACCCGGGCCCGGGGCTACGCGGTGGACCTGGAGGAGAACGAGCCCGGGGTGCGGTGCGTGGCCGCCCCCATCCTCAACGGCCAGGGGGAACCTGTGGCCGCGGTGAGCGTGTCCACCGCCGCCCTATACCTGGACGAGGCCCGGATCCCCGAGGTGGCCCGCCTGGTGCAGGAGGCGGCGCGGCGCATCAGCCGGGAGCTTGGGGGGTGA
- a CDS encoding C4-dicarboxylate TRAP transporter substrate-binding protein, with translation MKRWWAVVSALALGVGLAQTYTLRYNHVLGPNHPYHAGLQAWAERVAQRTNGDLRILVFHSAQLGIEEDIIEQLRQGVPLGQNTDGARLGNYVRELGVFNGPYFVDDYAAVERLARLPVVQGWVERLAQQYGIRVLCFNWVQGYRHFMTNRPVRRPEDLRGLRIRTPPAPVWQESVRALGATPVALPFGEIYSALQQRAIDGVELVYANVPDMSLWEVLRYINETKHFLLINFQIVGEAWYQRLPANYRQILREECARAGRETSQRIAAEEERIKQLAQQRGMTIVSDVDLAAFRRAAEAAYQRLGLRTVRDALYQALKR, from the coding sequence ATGAAACGATGGTGGGCGGTTGTATCGGCTTTGGCCCTGGGGGTGGGCCTGGCCCAGACCTATACCCTGCGCTACAACCACGTCCTGGGGCCCAACCACCCCTACCACGCCGGGCTCCAGGCCTGGGCGGAGCGGGTGGCCCAGCGGACCAACGGCGACCTGCGGATCCTGGTCTTCCACAGCGCCCAGCTGGGCATTGAGGAGGACATCATCGAGCAGCTGCGGCAGGGGGTGCCCCTGGGCCAGAACACGGACGGGGCCCGCCTGGGCAACTACGTGCGGGAGCTGGGGGTCTTCAACGGCCCCTACTTTGTGGACGATTATGCGGCCGTGGAGCGCCTGGCCCGCCTGCCCGTGGTCCAGGGGTGGGTGGAGCGCCTGGCCCAGCAGTACGGGATCCGCGTCCTCTGCTTCAACTGGGTCCAGGGCTACCGCCACTTCATGACCAACCGGCCCGTGCGCCGGCCCGAGGACCTGCGGGGCCTCAGGATCCGCACCCCCCCGGCCCCGGTGTGGCAGGAGTCCGTGCGGGCCCTGGGGGCCACCCCCGTGGCCCTGCCCTTTGGGGAGATCTACTCGGCCCTGCAGCAGCGGGCCATCGACGGGGTGGAGCTCGTTTACGCCAACGTGCCCGACATGAGCCTGTGGGAGGTCCTGCGCTACATCAACGAGACCAAGCACTTCCTCCTCATCAACTTCCAGATCGTGGGCGAGGCCTGGTACCAGCGGCTGCCCGCCAACTACCGCCAGATCCTGCGGGAGGAGTGCGCGCGGGCCGGGCGGGAAACCTCGCAACGCATCGCCGCCGAGGAGGAGCGCATCAAGCAGCTGGCGCAGCAGCGGGGGATGACCATCGTGAGCGACGTGGACCTGGCCGCCTTCCGGCGGGCGGCGGAGGCCGCCTACCAACGCCTGGGACTCAGGACGGTCCGGGACGCCCTGTACCAGGCCCTGAAGCGGTAA
- a CDS encoding TRAP transporter small permease — MKGLLNTLHRVEEALAKGFLLTSTLVVFLGGVGRFLGHPLDWSMDLATFCFAWAVFLGGDLALKAERHVAVENLVRLLPPGGRRWILALVWGAVALFLLVLLVYSLQAAYQTRFRSFQGIPGFSYSWVTLSVALGSLLMFLTALGKLRAAFSR; from the coding sequence ATGAAAGGACTCCTGAACACCCTGCACCGCGTGGAGGAAGCCCTGGCCAAGGGCTTCCTCCTCACCTCCACCCTGGTGGTCTTCCTGGGAGGGGTGGGCCGCTTCCTCGGCCACCCCCTGGACTGGTCCATGGACCTGGCCACCTTCTGCTTCGCCTGGGCGGTCTTCCTGGGGGGCGACCTGGCCCTGAAGGCCGAGCGGCACGTGGCCGTGGAGAACCTGGTGCGGCTCCTTCCCCCTGGAGGGCGCCGCTGGATTCTGGCCCTGGTGTGGGGTGCGGTGGCCCTCTTCCTGCTGGTGCTCCTGGTCTACAGCCTCCAGGCGGCCTACCAGACCCGCTTCCGCAGCTTCCAAGGCATCCCCGGCTTCAGCTACAGCTGGGTGACCCTGAGCGTGGCCCTGGGGAGCCTCCTCATGTTCCTCACCGCCTTGGGCAAGCTGCGCGCCGCCTTCTCGAGGTAA
- a CDS encoding TRAP transporter large permease: protein MLLSFAVFLLLLLLGMPVVFAIGIGGLVFFLTQPGLQLTMPVQLALAETQNFSLLAIPTFILASNLMNELGVTRRLLQFAYVLTGFLRGGLAQVSVLMGFLMGGVSGSAIADATMQARLLGPEMVRKGYPRGFIAALQGFSGLLAVAIPPSIGLILYGSIGQVSIGQLFAGGIGVGVLMALSYMLTVAFLARRQGYAPEASAPPKAREVWQALRQSFWAVLFPFLLLASLRFGVFVPSEVGAAAVVYALFVGLVYRELSLERLGRALSHSVRDVGMVALLISMAAVLGYGMKWEMVPQQVSGFLLEAIQNPQVALLLILITLLLLGTVLDSTVMIILLTPILVPAAKALGIDLVYFGVLMVLTCAVGLLTPPVGLSMYSVCSVMGCGIGEYVREGWPLFLATLWVLLLAYLFPGVVLFLPRLLF, encoded by the coding sequence ATGCTCTTGAGCTTCGCCGTCTTCTTGCTCCTCCTCCTTTTGGGCATGCCTGTGGTTTTCGCCATCGGCATCGGCGGGCTGGTCTTCTTCCTGACCCAGCCGGGGTTGCAGCTCACCATGCCGGTCCAGCTGGCCCTGGCGGAAACCCAGAACTTCTCCCTTTTGGCCATCCCCACCTTCATCCTGGCCAGCAACCTGATGAACGAGCTGGGGGTCACCCGCAGGCTCCTCCAGTTCGCCTACGTGCTCACCGGTTTCCTGCGCGGGGGGCTGGCCCAGGTGAGCGTCCTCATGGGCTTCCTCATGGGAGGGGTTTCGGGGTCGGCCATCGCCGACGCCACCATGCAGGCCAGGCTCTTGGGGCCGGAAATGGTCCGCAAAGGGTACCCCCGCGGGTTCATCGCCGCCCTGCAGGGGTTCTCCGGCCTCCTGGCCGTGGCCATCCCCCCCAGCATCGGCCTGATCCTCTACGGGAGCATCGGCCAGGTCTCCATCGGCCAGCTCTTCGCCGGGGGCATCGGGGTAGGGGTGCTGATGGCCCTGAGCTACATGCTCACCGTGGCCTTTCTGGCGCGCCGCCAGGGGTACGCCCCCGAGGCCTCGGCTCCCCCCAAGGCCCGTGAGGTCTGGCAGGCCTTGCGGCAGAGTTTCTGGGCGGTCCTCTTCCCCTTTTTGCTCCTGGCCAGCCTGCGCTTTGGGGTCTTCGTGCCCTCGGAGGTGGGGGCGGCGGCGGTGGTCTACGCCCTCTTCGTGGGCCTGGTCTACCGGGAGCTCAGCCTGGAGCGCCTCGGCCGGGCCCTCTCCCACTCGGTGCGGGACGTGGGCATGGTGGCCCTCCTCATCTCCATGGCCGCCGTTCTGGGCTACGGGATGAAGTGGGAGATGGTGCCCCAGCAGGTTTCGGGGTTTCTGCTGGAGGCGATCCAGAACCCCCAGGTGGCCCTCCTCCTCATCCTGATCACCCTCCTTCTCCTGGGCACGGTGCTGGACTCCACGGTGATGATCATCCTCCTCACCCCCATCCTGGTTCCGGCGGCCAAGGCCCTGGGGATCGATCTGGTCTACTTCGGCGTGCTCATGGTCCTGACCTGCGCGGTGGGCCTCCTCACCCCCCCGGTGGGCCTTTCCATGTACTCGGTCTGCTCGGTGATGGGGTGTGGGATTGGGGAGTACGTGCGGGAGGGGTGGCCCCTCTTCCTGGCCACCCTTTGGGTCCTCCTTCTGGCCTACCTCTTCCCCGGGGTGGTCCTCTTCCTGCCCCGGCTGCTCTTCTAA
- a CDS encoding SDR family oxidoreductase, translating to MRLKGKRALVIAAGQGIGRAIALAFRDEGAEVLGATLHPEKLEGVVPAVRLDARDKGALQALIGGMAHLDVLVNAQGVVPVGGVLEATDEAWEEAFRLNAQSVFWAMQAALPKMAAQGGGSIINIASVAAFKAVPQRFVYSATKAAVVAMTRAAALEFAPQGVRVNAICPGTVDTPSLRERAGGEEGLKAFAERQLLKRLGRPEEIAALAVYLASDEGAFATGGAFVVDGGMSL from the coding sequence ATGCGGCTTAAGGGCAAACGCGCGCTGGTGATCGCGGCGGGACAGGGGATCGGGCGGGCCATCGCCCTGGCCTTCCGGGACGAGGGGGCCGAGGTCCTCGGGGCCACCCTGCACCCGGAGAAGCTGGAGGGGGTGGTGCCGGCGGTGCGCTTGGACGCCCGGGACAAAGGGGCCCTCCAGGCCCTCATCGGGGGGATGGCGCACCTGGACGTCCTGGTGAACGCCCAAGGGGTGGTGCCCGTGGGGGGGGTCCTCGAGGCCACGGACGAGGCCTGGGAGGAGGCCTTCCGCCTCAACGCCCAAAGCGTCTTCTGGGCCATGCAGGCCGCCCTACCCAAGATGGCGGCCCAAGGGGGCGGGAGCATCATCAACATCGCCTCCGTGGCCGCCTTCAAGGCGGTGCCCCAGCGCTTCGTCTACAGCGCCACCAAGGCCGCGGTGGTGGCCATGACCAGGGCAGCGGCCCTGGAGTTCGCCCCCCAGGGGGTGCGGGTCAACGCCATCTGCCCCGGCACCGTGGACACCCCCTCCCTGAGGGAGCGGGCCGGGGGAGAGGAGGGCCTGAAGGCCTTCGCCGAGCGCCAGCTCCTGAAGCGCCTGGGCCGTCCGGAGGAGATCGCCGCCCTGGCGGTCTACCTGGCCTCGGACGAGGGGGCCTTCGCCACGGGGGGCGCCTTCGTGGTGGACGGGGGGATGAGCCTATGA
- a CDS encoding Ldh family oxidoreductase has product MRLNAQALDRFAQGVLRAAGADEASAAATAQVLLDADLKGIHSHGLVRLPIYVRRLEAGLANPRPVPRPLREEGPLVLLDGDQGLGPRVGLLAVELARERARAHGVGGVGVQRSTHFGAAGFYAEALAREGLLGLVLSNVEPDVVPYGGRRATLGTNPLAFAAPAPQGVLLVDLATSQVAMGKVFLARARGEAIPPDWGVDEEGRPTRDPHRVRALLPLGGPKGYALALMVEVLAGVLTGAGIAHGVGRMYDEWDRPQNVGHFFLALDPERLVGQEAFRERMGLLWQAIKATPPAPGFPEVLLPGEREARLRAERLATGVPLEEATVRSLKELGARYGLALEVEGA; this is encoded by the coding sequence ATGAGGCTGAACGCCCAGGCTTTGGACCGCTTCGCCCAAGGGGTGCTCCGGGCAGCGGGGGCCGACGAGGCCTCGGCCGCGGCCACGGCCCAGGTCCTCCTGGACGCGGACCTGAAGGGGATCCACAGCCACGGCCTGGTACGGCTTCCCATCTACGTGCGCCGCCTCGAGGCCGGCCTGGCCAACCCCCGGCCCGTCCCCCGCCCCTTACGGGAGGAAGGGCCCCTGGTGCTGCTGGACGGGGACCAGGGCCTAGGCCCCCGGGTGGGCCTTTTGGCCGTGGAGCTAGCCCGGGAACGGGCCCGGGCCCACGGGGTGGGAGGGGTGGGGGTGCAGCGGAGCACCCACTTCGGTGCCGCCGGCTTCTACGCCGAGGCCCTGGCCCGGGAAGGGCTTTTGGGCCTGGTCCTGAGCAACGTGGAGCCCGACGTGGTCCCCTACGGGGGTAGGCGAGCCACCCTGGGGACCAACCCCCTGGCCTTCGCCGCCCCTGCCCCCCAGGGGGTGCTCCTGGTGGACCTGGCCACCTCCCAGGTGGCCATGGGCAAGGTCTTCCTGGCCCGGGCCCGGGGGGAGGCCATCCCGCCCGACTGGGGGGTGGACGAGGAGGGCCGGCCCACGCGGGACCCCCACCGGGTGCGGGCCCTCCTCCCCCTGGGCGGGCCCAAGGGGTACGCCCTGGCCCTCATGGTGGAGGTCCTGGCCGGGGTCCTGACCGGGGCCGGCATCGCCCACGGGGTGGGGCGGATGTACGACGAGTGGGACCGTCCCCAGAACGTGGGCCACTTCTTCCTGGCCCTGGACCCGGAAAGGCTGGTGGGGCAGGAGGCCTTCCGGGAGCGGATGGGCCTCCTCTGGCAGGCCATCAAGGCCACGCCCCCTGCCCCCGGGTTCCCCGAGGTCCTCCTGCCTGGGGAGCGGGAGGCCCGGCTGCGGGCCGAGCGCCTGGCCACGGGGGTGCCCCTGGAGGAGGCCACGGTCCGGTCCCTGAAGGAGCTGGGCGCCCGCTACGGCCTGGCCCTGGAGGTGGAAGGTGCCTGA
- a CDS encoding sugar kinase, with amino-acid sequence MPEVVAAGEAMALLLAPQPGYLRHQTYLELRIGGAEANTAIALARLGFSVAFATWLGRDELGEVVLSRLRAEGVEVWANRVEAPTGLYLRERLPGGRGRVHYRRAGSAASRMGPGAFDPGGLEGAKVFHLTGITPALSESARAFALWALREAKERGVRVSLDVNHRRKLWSAEAARGFLEEALPLVDLLFLSEEDARLWSTEPQDLLPALAARGPKEVVLKRGRKGALALVGGSPVAAEAFPVEELDPVGAGDAFNAGYLAGLLWGKPPEERLRLGCALGALAVTVMGDYEGAPSPEELLAFLGQEHTMDR; translated from the coding sequence GTGCCTGAGGTGGTGGCCGCCGGGGAGGCCATGGCCCTCCTCCTGGCCCCCCAGCCGGGCTACCTGCGCCACCAGACCTACCTGGAGCTGCGGATAGGGGGGGCGGAGGCCAATACCGCCATCGCCCTGGCCCGGCTGGGGTTTTCCGTGGCCTTCGCCACCTGGCTAGGCCGGGACGAGCTGGGCGAGGTGGTCCTCTCCCGGCTCAGGGCCGAGGGGGTGGAGGTCTGGGCCAACCGGGTGGAGGCCCCCACCGGCCTCTACCTCAGGGAGCGCCTCCCCGGAGGGCGGGGGCGGGTCCACTACCGCCGGGCAGGCTCGGCGGCAAGCCGCATGGGGCCCGGGGCCTTTGACCCCGGGGGCCTCGAGGGGGCCAAGGTCTTCCACCTCACGGGCATCACCCCTGCCCTTTCGGAAAGCGCCCGGGCCTTCGCCCTCTGGGCCCTGCGGGAGGCCAAGGAGCGGGGTGTGCGGGTCAGCCTGGACGTGAACCACCGGCGCAAGCTCTGGTCGGCGGAAGCGGCCCGGGGCTTCCTGGAGGAGGCCCTCCCCCTGGTGGACCTCCTCTTCCTGAGCGAGGAGGATGCCAGGCTCTGGTCCACGGAGCCCCAGGACCTGCTCCCCGCCCTGGCCGCGCGGGGGCCCAAGGAGGTGGTGCTCAAGCGAGGCCGCAAAGGGGCCCTGGCCCTGGTGGGGGGAAGCCCCGTGGCCGCGGAGGCCTTCCCCGTGGAGGAGCTGGACCCCGTGGGGGCGGGGGATGCCTTCAACGCCGGCTACCTGGCAGGGCTGCTTTGGGGAAAGCCCCCGGAGGAGCGCCTCCGGCTGGGGTGCGCCCTGGGGGCCCTGGCGGTTACGGTGATGGGGGACTACGAAGGGGCCCCATCCCCCGAAGAACTCCTGGCCTTCTTGGGACAGGAACACACCATGGACCGATAG